The sequence below is a genomic window from Lolium perenne isolate Kyuss_39 chromosome 4, Kyuss_2.0, whole genome shotgun sequence.
GGTGATTCACGATTCCTTATTTCTcccgcctctctctctctctcggcgGAAGAGAGGGTTCAGATGGCGAGATTCCTGTGAAGATACTTTCCCAGATCTCCCGTGAAGGAGCTATCCTGAGCCCCTCATGACAGACATCTTACGTCGTTTGATTGCCATCCGCCACATTTGCTTTCTTTTCATGTGTTGTTGCCAATTTGTTCTGCTGTTCTAGGCAGGTTTTATGGTTATAGATATTTCAAGGTTTACATAAACAATGCAACGTTGTTATTTATTTTTAGTGTTGGTATAGAATCATTCTACTGTAATGATTCGATGACTCGTGGACATCTTCAGTAATCACCAATTCAACATCCTTTTTCGTAGATGCACTCCTCAGGATTATAGTAATGTACCTTTTCAAACTTTTCAATGTACGCACATCAATTCAttatcaaggatcaagagagtcgATCACATTATTCATTATCAAGACTCAATAGATTCGAACAACTTACATAAAACATTGAGTTTTAAAATGATGAAACGGTTATTTGTAGTTAAAAATATAAAGAGTTGTAAGGACTGGGGCCTTTCGCGCTGCTGGTATAACGTGTGCCGCTGCCACCGCTACAGCTCACTCTTCCTACTCATCTTCATTTCAGAGAGGGAGCAGCATTTTATCCAACACATGGATAGTTGATCATAGATATTTATCGGCAATGTGATGGTTCATGTACAACCTAATTGTTCTTTTTGGTGCACTCAGGTTTTCAGTAAAAGACAAGTGACCGCAAGGACACAATTACTCTGTTCGATTCAAGAGCATCCCGAGCGAAGAATCAAGAAGCGCTAAATACACCGACTACAGAGTTTCCTGCTGACAGACGATGTTTTATCAAGACATCACGACTAACTTCAGGTTAGTTAGTGTCGCTGCACGTCCATAGAGGCATCCAGCAGCACACTTCCCTGTCAGCTTGAAGAGAAGGCTGTCGAACGACTTTGCAATGTTGATTACTTCGGTCTTGAGGTAATTTCTGTCTATATAGTTTATTTTAGTGCGATCCTTAATTGTATCTACTGTAAATCTACTCAAACTTAATCACCCTCTTTTATTTCATAAAACAAATACTTTTTAATTATAGACTGAATTTTTTCATTTAAGTTATGGGTGGAACTACTCTTAAACGTTTGACCAATATTTTACCATGTAATCGAGTTGCATCATGGTTGCCTAGGCCAGTGCCCCTTTTGTCCTTTTAAATCCACACACTGCAATACTGGTTCAGCTCTTTCAGCTACATAATATCTCCTGTTTTATGGGCATGCTTGCACTACCTTTGGGTGCAACATAGAGTGGCATTGGTCTTACATACTTTTTTAATGATAATGACACATGTTTCCATACAAATATGATGTATTATAGGTTTGTAGTCTCACATTATATTCTCCCTAATATCTCGCATATACTTTGATCCTATCCCTCTTAGTGTGTTCCCATGCCCGAGTCACCAGCGACCTCGATTCTGTGCTGACTTTTTATATCTTTGTACTGCGTCGGCGTTGCCTCAAGCACAGGGAGAAAGGGGCATGACACAGGTGCACAACCAACCGTACTACAGTCCTGGAATGTCCGAATGTCCTACAGGTAGTAAGGTTCAATTTTTTTGGTTGCTCTTTTCCACTTTTTTGTTGCTGTAGCTAAATTACTGATCTTCAGTTTGCCATGCACGCGTGTAGGCTGCAGCTGGCGATGGTGTGCTTGGCGCAACAGAGTGGTGTTAATATTACCACGAAATAGGCGTTATGTAAATTGTTCTTCAGGTCTATCTTTAAAGGGGGTCCTATGTGCAGAAGGTGAGTTATCAGAAACCATGGTCACTATAAGTTTACAGTATTTGAGTTACATGTGAGATTTCTAAATTTAACTTTTAGGCATGGTATTTGCAGGCTAACATTTACTCAAAATATATGCTTTTGTTGTACCTTTCCTTCTTCTGTTCAGATTTATTTGATGTCCCAATGCTTATACTATGTGCAGATGCTCCTCTTTTGATAAGCACGGCGTGTGGCCACAGCTTATGTACTTCCCCTTCTACACCCACTATttttgcttccaatattgttATCAAATAACTGTCACAAATGCTCATCCAGCAATTTCTAGCTTCTTAAATTACACATTGCTAAGAGCGTTGGTATCCCATTCATACAGACTACTTTCACTGCAGTATTGTTAAAAAATGATTATCACGGACAAGATAATGTTTACATCTTTGCTCCTCCTaaaatgtggattattctagctcCAAATACTATCAGAAAATGATCATCACACTTGCTGATTTAATGATGCTTCCATCTTTTCGAACCACATGTTGTTCAGATACACTTTCAGATATACATGTATTAAGATGACCAATAATAATCAAAATCATTCAGTTTTCTTTGTATACATTTCTTCTGGCAAATCGTGGTTGCATTTTTTGGTACAAGTAACTTTCAATTGCATTTCAGGGTCATGTCTTTACTTCATACACTTTGTGTACTTCCTTACATACTAAGGCTGTCTTCTGTTCCACATGTTGTTACTGTTACTGCTTTTTAATAATGCATTTTTGCAAAATATTATTCTTCCCTAACAGTTCTTTGTCCGTGATGATATTCTCTGGTAAAATGAACTTCCTTCTTTCACGCAATTATTTGATTTTCACCTCTGCATTATCTAGGAGGTATATGTTACCGGTGCTTCGAATATGTCCATATCTGTTTGGTGCTCGACAAGGTTGAGCAGATACGACCTTCATGTGTGATTGTTTGGGCTGGTTGCTTCTCCAGCTAATGTTTCTTCTTTTGTGGGgaatattcttgatggaacacttAAAGCTTCCTGCTTATAATGCTTGGAA
It includes:
- the LOC127332329 gene encoding uncharacterized protein, encoding MLITSVLSTGRKGHDTGCSWRWCAWRNRVVLILPRNRRYVNCSSGLSLKGVLCAEDAPLLISTACGHSLYIQVYFKETGTRNICSMAMNEAIEHFQSIFRY